In Cotesia glomerata isolate CgM1 linkage group LG3, MPM_Cglom_v2.3, whole genome shotgun sequence, one genomic interval encodes:
- the LOC123261208 gene encoding zinc finger protein 846-like, which yields MQNNEICHFTCTECNNSYRSEHEYLNHMQLHWREVWKCLQCDDKCTLFKSQVGLKEHEGLYHGSDKPFRCSKCKLVFDRVSQLDYHVRSIHLGEKSQVCQLCGKGFFRKADLKTHLNVHLGTNQCICEFCGRQFNHISNLIRHLRIHEGTKPYPCYVCGKRFTQVSSLARHKLIHERNNETTNDEHGQISFQTVTKNKIAKRKSVKRHHYCQTCGESFQLMVLLKEHEKTHKPLPEPQKAYQVSQNEDKTRNACFNADNFLERIDPVRDESIDISDILSPYCDELELPTTDLMQRDDVGTEMAKKFTNLEISNREIRNNSVNNPNCVHIEKNQFLIEVCESDYLNNLGLNSLELHDNVILPDNHFNNINYCVDKSYTLPIAVVDKDLNEQWDLQSTVNSVLEQLKDTNINLLENLQLQPIDQNPEGYRGSDDLVADFNNEEAQAQTPLVRLVQNEEGEQFFELVRDTVHFESHDNNLQNQNQNIFSGVTSQAMASVTVDSVRKKRCKSKSQGKLRIKDLVKPKYRCTVCNKSFSSTSNLKQHAGTHSVDQQKFQCKQCGISFAWKSTLNKHIAGNHRPDGPLKFVCEICPKVYSTLSQVNEHVKRDHLKERNFKCSECGKSFFKKFDLKSHIRTHTNERPYACKTCGKSFHHQSHIIRHERVHSGERPYTCDICKQSFSQPGSLKVHRQRHHLTKVDILDYRIDEDDPLALNTT from the exons atGCAAAACAATGAAATATGTCATTTCACCTGCACAGAATGTAACAATTCTTATAGAAGTGAACATGAGTATTTAAATCACATGCAATTGCACTGGAGAGAAGTTTGGAAATGTTTGCAGTGTGATGACAAATGCACGTTGTTTAAATCGCAAGTTGGATTAAAGGAACACGAGGGCTTGTATCACGGTTCAGATAAACCATTCAGATGTTCAAAATGTAAGCTAGTATTTGATCGAGTTTCACAGCTGGACTACCATGTGCGGAGCATTCATTTGGGTGAAAAATCTCAAGTATGCCAGCTGTGTGGAAAAGGATTTTTTCGCAAAGCTGACTTGAAGACACATCTCAATGTTCATCTTGGTACCAATCAATGCATTTGCGAGTTTTGTGGACGTCAATTTAATCATATTTCTAATCTGATACGTCATCTCAGGATTCATGAAg gaaCTAAACCATACCCATGTTATGTTTGTGGTAAGCGATTTACTCAAGTCAGTTCATTGGCAAGACATAAATTAATTCACGAACGAAATAATGAAACTACAAATGATGAACATGGACAAATAAGTTTTCAGactgtaacaaaaaataaaatagctaAACGTAAGTCTGTAAAACGTCATCATTACTGTCAAACATGCGGCGAAAGTTTTCAGCTGATGGTGCTTTTAAAAGAACATGAAAAAACTCATAAACCATTACCAGAACCACAGAAAGCTTATCAG GTGTCGCAGAATGAAGATAAAACAAGAAATGCATGTTTTAATGCTGACAATTTTTTGGAGCGTATTGATCCAGTCCGTGATGAAAGTATTGACATTTCTGATATCCTAAGCCCTTATTGTGATGAATTGGAATTACCAACGACAGATCTTATGCAGCGCGATGACGTCGGAACTGAAAtggctaaaaaatttacaaatttagaaatttcaaaCAGAGAAATACGTAATAATAGTGTTAATAATCCAAACTGTGTTCATAtagagaaaaatcaatttttaatagaagTTTGCGAGTCtgactatttaaataatttaggaCTTAATTCATTGGAGCTGCATGATAATGTGATATTACCCGataatcattttaataatataaattactgcGTTGATAAATCATACACGCTGCCAATAGCAGTTGTCGATAAAGATTTAAATGAGCAGTGGGATTTACAGTCGACAGTTAATTCAGTACTTGAACAATTAAAAGATACCAACATTAATTTGTTAGAAAATTTGCAACTACAACCGATAGATCAAAATCCTGAGGGTTATCGCGGGTCCGATGACCTGGTCGCAGATTTTAACAACGAGGAAGCCCAGGCTCAAACACCGTTGGTACGGTTGGTACAAAATGAGGAAGGAGAACAGTTTTTTGAACTAGTCCGTGATACAGTTCACTTTGAAagtcatgataataatttacaaaatcaaaatcaaaatattttctcgGGAGTCACTAGTCAAGCGATGGCTTCCGTGACTGTTGATAGCGTTCGTAAAAAACGGTGTAAGTCAAAATCGCAAGGTAAGTTGCGGATAAAAGATTTGGTGAAACCGAAGTACCGATGCACTGTTTGCAATAAATCTTTCTCTTCAACTTCAAACTTGAAGCAGCATGCAGGAACTCACTCTGTTGATCAACAAAAATTCCAATGTAAACAGTGTGGAATTTCTTTTGCTTGGAAGTCGACGCTTAATAAACATATTGCTGGTAATCATCGGCCTGATGGGCCTTTGAAGTTTGTTTGCGAGATTTGTCCAAAGGTTTACAGTACTTTGTCTCAAGTTaat gaaCACGTCAAGAGAGATCATTTGAAGGAACGTAACTTCAAATGTTCAGAGTGTGGGAAAtcgttttttaagaaatttgacTTGAAGTCTCACATAAGAACGCACACAAATGAACGACCGTATGCTTGTAAAACTTGTGGCAAAAGCTTTCATCACCAAAGTCATATTATTCGACATGAGCGAGTTCATTCTGGTGAAAGACCTTACACGTGTGATATCTGCAAACAAAGTTTTAGTCAACCTGGATCACTTAAAGTTCATAGGCAAAGGCATCATTTGACAAAAGTTGATATTCTTGATTATCGAATTGATGAAGATGATCCTCTAGCTCTGAATACTACTTAA
- the LOC123261211 gene encoding uncharacterized protein LOC123261211, whose translation MEELMSTPIKNSLKRESSSPLSPVIYKTPLKQFEARKNYNSNDRSRGISMLSSHCTPPSGLTKFIARNPFDADLTNRLHMSVISPTIFSKVPTKTHDSPFSWTIDELAMLKPVAIEEFSLQQSHASDPEVEKQAQEAINKFFTAKEIHPSPWNERRESVKQLMTTPGSLIEEMDSEKTEKTTRDCWAQTELSLPPKLPQHVEDALKPYFTFTQDQQVDNDEANSSSNSSLRRKLFFNHDDSIEDDSECSLILSPSKINSSPPRSGMMAHGTLIGEGLSNMQRTYDTSFRPDKLISPPDMSPICNPSNNLANNSLRSRKSVTRLDFSAHMSVDSSYLEEKENNNPQLAANQETLNDTMADSVIESKEYNQNETVEMVSLIQETTPQKQSTKIDNVIKFKDSVDWCKNVTNESYKGRRNFTSGGFSDQSTSAFTSAQDTGYQTYSMNNTTNTNTTNNRSFTPVKKGFNWDDRHTGMSSVSEIRLSDWQGNFNSVISSTPSKFIRSRENHI comes from the exons ATGGAAGAATTAATGTCAACTCCGAttaaaaattctctaaaaCGAGAGTCATCATCTCCACTGAGCCCAGTGATTTATAAAACACCTTTGAAGCAGTTTGAAGCACGGAAAAATTATAACAGCAATGATAGATCAAGAGGAATTTCTATGCTGTCTAGTCATTGCACACCACCCTCAGGTTTGACTAAATTTATTGCCAGGAACCCGTTTGATGCTGATCTTACTAATCGACTTCATATGTCAGTAATCAGTCCTACGATATTCAGCAAg GTGCCGACAAAAACACATGATTCTCCTTTTTCATGGACGATCGATGAGTTGGCGATGTTGAAACCTGTAGCGATTGAAGAATTTTCTCTCCAGCAGTCTCATGCTTCCGACCCGGAAGTCGAGAAGCAAGCCCAGGaagctataaataaattttttactgctaAAGAAATTCATCCGAGCCCATGGAACGAGCGGCGAGAGTCAGTTAAGCAGCTTATGACTACTCCTGGTAGCTTGATCGAGGAAATGGATAGtgaaaaaactgaaaaaactACTAGagatt GCTGGGCGCAAACAGAATTGTCTCTTCCACCAAAGCTACCTCAACATGTCGAAGATGCTCTGAAACCATACTTTACTTTTACACAAGACCAGCAGGTCGATAATGACGAAGCCAACAGCTCGAGTAACAGTTCCTTGaggagaaaattattttttaaccatGACGATTCGATAGAAGATGACTCTGAGTGTTCGCTCATTTTGTCTCCgtctaaaataaattctagtCCTCCTCGCAGTGGAATGATGGCTCATGGAACGCTTATTggg GAAGGATTAAGTAATATGCAGAGAACTTATGATACGTCATTTAGAccagataaattaatttcaccACCGGACATGTCACCTATATGTAACCCATCAAATAATTTAGCTAACAATAGTCTTCGGTCGCGTAAATCTGTAACGCGACTTGATTTCTCAGCGCATATGAGTGTTGACAGCTCGTACTTGGaggaaaaagaaaataataatcctCAATTGGCTGCTAATCAag aaactCTAAATGATACAATGGCTGATTCAGTAATTGAAAGTAAAGAGTACAATCAAAACGAAACAGTTGAAATGGTTTCTTTGATCCAAGAGACTACGCCACAAAAACAATCAACTAAAATTGACAATGTTATCAAATTTAAAGATTCAGTGGATTGGTGTAAGAATGTTACTAATGAAAGCTACAAAGGACGAAGAAATTTCACATCTGGTGGATTTTCGGATCAGAGCACCAGTGCTTTTACTTCTGCACAAGACACTGGTTATCAGACTTATAGTATGAACAATACTACTAATACTAACACTACAAATAACCGGAGTTTTACTCCTGTCAAGAAAGGATTTAATTGGGACGATCGTCACACCGGAATGTCATCTGTCAGTGAAATAAGACTGTCCGATTGGCAGGGTAACTTTAATTCTGTGATCAGCTCGACGCCTTCGAAATTCATACGAAGCAGAGAAAAccatatttag
- the LOC123261210 gene encoding parafibromin encodes MADPLSLLRQYNVNKKEIIERENQIIFGEFSWPKNVKTNYLTYGSGKEGTAKDYYTLECLLFLLKHVQLTHPVYVRQAAAENIPVVRRPDRKDLLAYLNGETATSAAIDKSAPLEIPTQVKRAAEDGLDAGLSKKPRFEETHVQRVKDQLAARLDAPKEASVTVDNIKSLSEAMSVEKIAAIKAKRLAKKRTTIKENDDIGMGSDLRVILDMDVDDTKDIVSRERQWRTRATILQSSGKIFGKNIFAILQSIKAREEGRHKGPAVPTPMVTPRSTPMRPLPQPAVYNRYDQERFIRQKEETEGFKIDTMGTYHGMTLKSVTEGSNPAVRKPISNPSSTPTSGLLPTSAAKLTPQQVAQNKRPSRTPIIIIPSANSSLITMFNAKEILQDLKFVSNEEKKASGAKRENEILLQRRKEGGLTVPYRVVDNPQKLTNADWDRVVAVFVMGPAWQFKGWPFDGNPVEIFSKISAFHLKYDEMKLDANVGKWAVTVIELSRTKRHLDRAALMRFWEHLDKHIVKNKPLLRF; translated from the exons ATGGCGGATCCTTTGAGTTTGTTGCGGCagtataatgttaataaaaaagagaTAATTGAACGGGAAAATCAGATCATATTTGGTGAATTTTCGTGGCCAAAAAATGTGAAAACAAATTATCTAACTTACGg ATCTGGAAAAGAAGGAACAGCCAAGGACTACTATACCCTCGAGTGcctactatttttattaaagcatGTCCAACTCACCCATCCAGTATACGTACGACAAGCAGCAGCGGAGAATATTCCCGTGGTGCGTCGTCCGGATCGTAAAGACTTGCTGGCATACCTCAATGGCGAGACAGCAACTTCAGCAGCCATCGACAAATCGGCTCCGTTGGAGATTCCAACCCAAGTCAAAAGAGCCGCCGAGGATGGCCTGGATGCAGGTCTGTCAAAGAAGCCAAGATTCGAAGAAACACACGTCCAGCGAGTCAAAGATCAGCTGGCAGCCAGGCTAGATGCTCCGAAGGAGGCTTCAGTAACTGTCGACAACATAAAGTCTCTGTCAGAGGCTATGTCTGTCGAAAAAATAGCAGCCATCAAGGCCAAACGTTTGGCCAAAAAGCGTACGACAATTAAAGAAAATGACGACATAGGAATGGGATCTGACTTACGAGTAATTTTGGACATGGACGTTGATGACACTAAAGACATTGTTTCCCGTGAAAGACAGTGGAGAACTCGAGCGACTATTCTTCAGAGCAGCGGTAAAATATTTGGTAAAAATATATTCGCTATACTACAGAGTATAAAAGCAAGAGAAGAAGGTAGACACAAGGGTCCAGCTGTGCCGACTCCGATGGTTACACCGCGTTCAACACCAATGAGGCCTCTCCCACAGCCGGCGGTTTACAATCGTTATGATCAGGAAAGATTTATTCGACAGAAAGAAGAGACTGAaggttttaaaattgatactaTGGGAACTTACCACGGAATGACATTAAAATCAGTGACTGAAGGGTCAAACCCGGCTGTGAGAAAGCCGATTTCAAATCCTTCTTCAACTCCGACTTCAGGACTTCTTCCGACCTCGGCTGCTAAGCTCACACCTCAGCAAGTTGCGCAGAACAAACGTCCCAGCAGGACtccgataataataattcccAGTGCCAATTCATCGCTGATAACGATGTTCAACGCCAAGGAAATTCTCCAGGACTTGAAGTTTGTCAGCAATGAAGAAAAGAAAGCCAGTGGCGCGAAGAGAGAAAACGAAATTCTTCTCCAGAGGAGAAAGGAGGGAGGACTGACGGTACCGTATCGAGTAGTGGATAATCCTCAGAAGCTAACAAATGCTGACTGGGATCGAGTGGTTGCTGTTTTTGTTATGGGTCCTGCTTGGCAATTCAAAGGATGGCCCTTTGATGGGAACCCTGTtgagatattttcaaaaatcagcgCTTTTCACTTGAAGTACGATGAAATGAAGCTCGACGCGAACGTCGGCAAGTGGGCTGTGACTGTCATCGAACTGAGTCGTACCAAACGTCATTTGGATCGAGCTGCACTGATGCGTTTTTGGGAACACTTGGATAAACATATTGTTAAGAATAAACCTTTGTTAAGGTTCTAA
- the LOC123261205 gene encoding protein kinase C-binding protein NELL1-like isoform X7: protein MGATIDSIEEETTSPASAAVTETTTVAVVKTRTGNDIGGSIDLLAALQLHNTTRQGVTQVPGLVRLKPAYYLQGEERDLQVSQINFERAASLLRRVPEFTVAASLRQEEANSGTIIAFSHGNNRYLELQSSGRKDELRLHYVSRRDGAVHVEAFPFRLADGVWHRVALSISGSQVELLVDCHPLYRRLLRPGPPDTNFTLPQLQLWVGQRNAKHFLFKGALQDVKLIPGAHGYLSQCPQLDTSCPTCGQFSILQNTVEQLMHNLNELTHRLAAAEGRISKVEECECQKSCRSNGTIHEDGSTWEEGCQQCLCVHGEIECRPTPCAPVTCKHPVIPAEKCCPVCLKECLYQDTIYDHGVAIFPKPCFECKCFDGSFTCLPIDTKARCPPLPCPPSEQITVAEECCKFCPGVDYCAKGHDCHRNASCLNLQTTYDCHCNHGFQGDGQNCHDVDECKQQGGLEGHHCNKNTRCVNVIGSYTCECLPGYRRVDGFNCAELDECATGRHLCSEHATCVNTPGSYYCICKDGYTGDGYSCKPVCNQTCQNGGECVAPSKCSCRRGYIGNSCELDLDECASDLHRCHHSSTCFNMPGWYYCRCKPGYRSDLHDTTGGTHCVDIDECNDQTLEKRHTCHPTARCVNTDGGYECACPHQDTSLNECSLNCWYEDREIENGEVFAPAGNPCRQCTCKDGVVTCRDPICDCSSPRSRRDKCCPQCDPAASCRHQELHHLVFRSGERWIYQCQTCECLYGEIDCWQMECPPVTCSNPVTEDGDCCPRCEDDPCARENHVNGTSFSSSSGHPQPCSYAGIVHESGSAWQDPHDKCTTCECKVPYCAQLVSNSACCVHRTGSYAVATITAALAILGSSSTQSLLASLILSLFRAIRAVRAKISLHRKQQYQRLDQQNLTQTQHRPPAASLSATSSIIPRRILELISSCIPKLRTHHHLYHHCHCHHQKQHHHHHHHHHQLPLAQWYLQSKRQYRQENAETPRLKSVSSSHVVSLKISSLSQRHRQFVAIRLTAVAPWWRYPRITIIIITITITIMIITIIIKSHEKILLLNVVVLVDHHIYQLLHVSSVAMTPLEQFNNYLVNVPTS, encoded by the exons ATGGGAGCGACGATCGACAGTATAGAAGAGGAAACGACGAGTCCAGCATCCGCTGCAGTGACTGAAACGACGACAGTGGCCGTCGTTAAAACGAGAACCGGAAATGACATAGGGGGTAGTATAGACCTCTTGGCAGCATTGCAACTGCACAACACGACACGCCAGGGCGTGACACAAGTACCCGGTCTCGTTAGACTGAAACCTGCATATTATCTTCAGG gtgAGGAGAGAGACCTTCAAGTaagtcaaataaattttgaaagagcGGCGTCTTTGCTCCGGCGGGTTCCGGAGTTTACTGTAGCCGCCTCTTTGAGACAAGAAGAGGCTAATTCGGGAACAATAATAGCCTTTTCTCATGGTAATAATAG ATACTTGGAGCTGCAAAGCAGCGGACGTAAAGACGAATTGCGTCTTCATTACGTATCACGTCGTGATGGTGCCGTTCACGTCGAGGCCTTTCCCTTCCGTCTGGCCGACGGAGTGTGGCACAGGGTCGCCCTGAGTATTAGCGGCTCGCAGGTCGAGCTCCTAGTTGACTGTCACCCCCTTTACAGGCGTCTACTGAGGCCTGGACCACCTGACACTAATTTTACCCTGCCTCAACTTCAACTGTGGGTTGGCCAACGAAACGCCAAACACTTTTTATTCAAA ggCGCCCTTCAAGATGTCAAGCTTATTCCAGGTGCGCATGGATATTTATCACAGTGCCCTCAGCTTGATACTTCATGTCCTACTTGCGGTCAATTTTCTATTCTACAAAACACAGTCGAGCAGTTGATGCATAATCTCAATGAATTGACACACAGG CTAGCTGCTGCAGAGGGTAGAATAAGCAAAGTGGAGGAGTGCGAGTGCCAAAAATCTTGCAGATCAAACGGTACTATACATGAAGACGGGTCAACTTGGGAAGAAGGCTGTCAACAATGTTTGTGTGTACACGGCGAAATAGAATGTCGGCCTACACCTTGTGCTCCCGTCACCTGCAAACATCCAGTTATACCTGCGGAGAAATGTTGTCCTGTTTGCCTAA AGGAATGTTTGTACCAAGACACCATTTATGATCATGGAGTTGCAATATTTCCAAAACCGTGCTTCGAGTGCAAGTGCTTTGACGGTAGTTTTACTTGCCTACCTATCGACACTAAAGCTCGGTGTCCACCATTGCCTTGTCCGCCAAGCGAACAAATAACTGTAGCCGAAGAATGCTGCAAGTTTTGTCCAG GAGTGGATTACTGCGCGAAAGGTCATGATTGCCATAGAAATGCATCCTGCCTAAATCTTCAAACGACTTATGACTGCCACTGCAATCATGGTTTTCAAGGAGACGGCCAAAATTGTCACG atGTCGATGAGTGTAAACAGCAAGGCGGTCTGGAGGGTCAccattgcaataaaaataccCGATGTGTCAACGTCATCGGTTCATACACGTGCGAGTGTCTTCCCGGGTACCGGAGGGTGGACGGATTCAACTGTGCCGAGCTGGACGAGTGTGCGACCGGTCGTCATTTATGCTCCGAACACGCGACCTGTGTCAACACGCCTGGTAGTTACTATTGTATCTGCAAGGACGGATACACTGGAGATGGCTACTCTTGCAAAC cgGTGTGTAACCAAACCTGCCAAAATGGTGGTGAGTGTGTTGCTCCAAGTAAATGTTCCTGTCGACGAGGTTACATCGGTAACAGCTGCGAGCTAGATCTGGACGAGTGTGCAAGTGATCTGCACAGATGTCATCACTCTTCGACGTGTTTCAATATGCCTGGATGGTATTATTGCCGCTGCAAACCTGGTTACCGTAGTGATCTTCACGACACTACCGGAGGGACTCACTGCGTGGACATTGACGAGTGCAATGATCAGACACTCGAAAAGAGACACACCTGTCATCCGACTGCCAGATGTGTTAACACTGATGGTGGATATGAGTGCGCTTGTCCTCATCAAGACACGTCACTCAATGAATGCAGTCTAA ACTGCTGGTACGAAGATCGTGAAATTGAGAATGGTGAAGTTTTTGCCCCAGCTGGTAACCCCTGCAGACAATGCACCTGCAAGGATGGTGTAGTAACATGTAGAGATCCGATTTGCGACTGTAGCTCGCCAAGAAGTAGAAGAGACAAATGTTGTCCCCAGTGTGATCCAGCTGCGTCTTGCCGGCATCAAGAGCTGCATCATCTTGTCTTCAGAAGCGGGGAACGGTGGATTTATCAATGTCAGACTTGCGAGTGCCTg tacGGGGAAATAGACTGCTGGCAAATGGAATGCCCACCGGTGACTTGCAGCAACCCAGTAACTGAAGACGGGGACTGTTGTCCGCGTTGCGAGGACGATCCATGTGCTCGAGAGAACCATGTTAATGGCACATCCTTTTCATCATCCTCGGGTCATCCGCAGCCGTGCAGCTATGCCGGCATTGTTCACGAAAGTGGGAGCGCCTGGCAGGACCCGCACGACAAATGCACCACGTGCGAGTGCAAG GTGCCGTACTGCGCCCAATTGGTGAGCAATAGCGCGTGTTGTGTGCATCG GACGGGCAGTTATGCTGTAGCTACGATTACGGCTGCGCTGGCGATATTGGGCTCAAGCAGCACCCAGTCACTGTTGGCGAGCCTGATCCTGTCTCTGTTCCGAGCGATCCGAGCAGTTCGGGCAAAAATTTCACTCCACCGGAAGCAGCAGTATCAACGATTGGATCAGCAGAATCTGACCCAGACTCAGCATCGTCCTCCAGCAGCTTCACTGTCAGCAACCTCGAGTATTATTCCACGTCGGATCCTCGAGCTGATAAGCTCGTGTATTCCGAAGCTCCGAACCCATCATCATCTCTACCATCATTGTCATTGCCATCATCAGAAACAGCATCACCATCaccaccatcatcatcatcagctTCCACTAGCTCAGTGGTACCTTCAATCAAAGCGGCAGTACCGCCAAGAAAACGCGGAGACCCCGCGACTGAAATCAGTATCGAGCAGTCACGTAGTATCGCTAAAAATCTCATCTCTTTCCCAAAGACACCGTCAGTTCGTCGCAATCAGATTGACGGCAGTCGCACCTTGGTGGCGGTATCCGcgaataacaattataataataacaataacaataacaataatgataataacaataataataaagagcCACGAAAAAATACTGTTGTTAAACGTGGTAGTTTTAGTAGATCATCATATCTATCAGCTTCTTCACGTCTCGTCGGTAGCAATGACGCCACTTGagcagtttaataattatctggTCAATGTGCCGACGAGTTAG